Below is a window of Arabidopsis thaliana chromosome 2, partial sequence DNA.
aaaatcgAAGAAAACTTGCGTATAACTCCCAATGAATAGTGAATACTATACCTGTAATAACAATTGCTGGAACAGATCAAGAGATTAGTTTTTCATCAAACACCAACCTGAAAAACTCCGAATTTTCAGACAAACCTttataaaaactgaaaactgATGCCGGCTGATATGATGACTGTTTCGTCACTGAGGCCCTGAAAACACATTCTCCAAAATATCATGAAGTTTCGGTGACCGTCTTCGGAACAAAGGTTCTAGCCGGAAAGATGGGACACCAATCTGCCATCTTTTGGCATCATACATCTCATTCCATGCCTGTACTATCTCATCGATCTTGAATCCCATACCTACAGttattgtttgattgttatattcACTGCCAATATTTGCAGGTAATTTCGCTAGATTATAGTTTTTATAGATAAACGTAATTACCTTCAAGTGCATTGTCACTTGAGCAGTGGTTCTTTACCATTACAGCAATATCGGTTGCAGAAGCTCCAGCTAGTTCAAATTTCTCCACTGCAACCTCCAAACATTCATCCCATGTCGGTAGGCCAAGTTTATACTCCACGATGGACCGTTCATACAGTAAGGAACCCCACAGAAGATTAATCTGGGAACTCATATTAGCTGTTTGCTCTGCGCTTTCTTCATCAGACGCTTCACTAAAGATTCCATCCAAGCCTAACTTCTGTAGCAGTTCCTTATGTTTATCGAAATTGGAGATTCCATTTAGACGGCGTTCTTCCATCTCTTCCCATATTTGCATACCCTTTTCCATGCTCTCCTCAGCTTTGTTATAGAGCTTTAGAACATCCTGAGAAGCATCGCTTTCTATATCTACCTCGCCACTCAATGCATGATACCAGCAAAGCTTAGCCTGCTCAAACTGTTGTTGGCCTAGTGCTAGAAGAGCTTCATAGAAATCAGATTTAATTTTAACCGCGCCTTCGTACTTTTCTGCAGCTTTGTTGTACTCGTTCTTCGCCCACTCAAATCCGGCCTCAACTTTCTCTAGTATAGTTTCCCTTGAACCATCCTCGGGAAAATAGATCTGCCTTCTTGCCTTGGACATATGAACATTCCCCCAGTTAAACATTGCAAGTGCAGCCATTTCTTGAAACTTATCAGCAGCAATATCAAAGAGTTCTTGCGCATCTTCGCCAGTGACAATATCTTCCATTGCTTCTGTATACAGTTTCATCCCAAGGTTATGAAGTTCCAAGTAAGAATCAGAATCAAACCCAACATGGTTCTTAAACAGTTGCGCAAACTGGAAAATCCAGTGCTCAAGGCTGGTAGATGCTTTCTCAGATTCCACAAAGTCTCCGACGCTTCCATTATCAGCAACACTACTCGATCCCTTGGCAAACTTATCAGTTGATTCATCATTATCAATGACATCATAAGTTGGTTCTTGATTGGGACTAACTTCAGCTATATACAATCTAAAAGAGCCAAGTTTCTCCCTCGTAGACGCAGCCAGCCTCAGCTCATCCGTCGTAGTAATGGTAACCAAATCACCCTCTGAGTCTCTATATTTGATCAGAAAACCCTTCAGAGCAGGAAACCGATCCTTAATCACATCTCTAACAAGTACAACACTAGAATCCAACGGCAATTGTGCCCACCGTATATCATCTCCATGAACCAACTTCACTGTCCTAGTCACTGTTGCGTCTTCCTTAATCTCTGAAGCAATGACCTCTTTGTCCATAACAGCAACCTTATCCtctagcttcttctcttcaattgCCTTACCTTTCCTCCCGCTATCAACTTCCTCTCCATTATCAACCTTGGCATCCTCAACAACCGCTTCAACACTCTTCCTCTCACCATCATTTCCACCATTCGTCATCGTCatcgacttcttcttcttcttccttaacCTCTCCTTAACAATCTTCCTCAACCTCGCAGCACCAACAGGCTGAACATTAACCAGATTCTTCTCCATCTCATCAACATCAATCCCTTTACCAACCAAAACCTTCTTCACCCTCTCAAAAATCTCATTAGCAGAAACATTCTCAGGCTCCATATTCAAAACAACGCGAGAATCACGAAACGCGAAATCCAGTTTATTCAAAGCCTCGTAACAACGAGCTCGTTTCAACAAAGCTTTACTAAACCTAGGAGAAGCTTCTAAAGCCAAATTACA
It encodes the following:
- the Phox1 gene encoding Octicosapeptide/Phox/Bem1p (PB1) domain-containing protein / tetratricopeptide repeat (TPR)-containing protein (Octicosapeptide/Phox/Bem1p (PB1) domain-containing protein / tetratricopeptide repeat (TPR)-containing protein; FUNCTIONS IN: binding; INVOLVED IN: biological_process unknown; LOCATED IN: cellular_component unknown; CONTAINS InterPro DOMAIN/s: Octicosapeptide/Phox/Bem1p (InterPro:IPR000270), Tetratricopeptide-like helical (InterPro:IPR011990), Tetratricopeptide repeat-containing (InterPro:IPR013026), Tetratricopeptide repeat (InterPro:IPR019734); BEST Arabidopsis thaliana protein match is: Octicosapeptide/Phox/Bem1p (PB1) domain-containing protein / tetratricopeptide repeat (TPR)-containing protein (TAIR:AT4G32070.1); Has 5029 Blast hits to 4404 proteins in 327 species: Archae - 25; Bacteria - 208; Metazoa - 2228; Fungi - 709; Plants - 1135; Viruses - 0; Other Eukaryotes - 724 (source: NCBI BLink).), whose product is MGKPTGKKKNNNYTEMPPTESSTTGGGKTGKSFDRSATKSFDDDMTIFINRALELKEEGNKLFQKRDYEGAMFRYDKAVKLLPRDHGDVAYLRTSMASCYMQMGLGEYPNAINECNLALEASPRFSKALLKRARCYEALNKLDFAFRDSRVVLNMEPENVSANEIFERVKKVLVGKGIDVDEMEKNLVNVQPVGAARLRKIVKERLRKKKKKSMTMTNGGNDGERKSVEAVVEDAKVDNGEEVDSGRKGKAIEEKKLEDKVAVMDKEVIASEIKEDATVTRTVKLVHGDDIRWAQLPLDSSVVLVRDVIKDRFPALKGFLIKYRDSEGDLVTITTTDELRLAASTREKLGSFRLYIAEVSPNQEPTYDVIDNDESTDKFAKGSSSVADNGSVGDFVESEKASTSLEHWIFQFAQLFKNHVGFDSDSYLELHNLGMKLYTEAMEDIVTGEDAQELFDIAADKFQEMAALAMFNWGNVHMSKARRQIYFPEDGSRETILEKVEAGFEWAKNEYNKAAEKYEGAVKIKSDFYEALLALGQQQFEQAKLCWYHALSGEVDIESDASQDVLKLYNKAEESMEKGMQIWEEMEERRLNGISNFDKHKELLQKLGLDGIFSEASDEESAEQTANMSSQINLLWGSLLYERSIVEYKLGLPTWDECLEVAVEKFELAGASATDIAVMVKNHCSSDNALEGMGFKIDEIVQAWNEMYDAKRWQIGVPSFRLEPLFRRRSPKLHDILENVFSGPQ